One window of Halopseudomonas maritima genomic DNA carries:
- a CDS encoding NCS2 family permease, with the protein MLEKLFKLREHGSNVRTEVLAGVTTFLTMAYIIFVNPMMMADAGIDPGAAFVATCLAAAIGSLVMGLWANYPIALAPGMGLNAFFSYTVVGSMGYSWQVALGAVFLSGFLFFLLSLFRIREWIIDSIPLPLRSAIAAGIGLFLALIALKSAGLVVDHPVTLVTMGNLGQPEPLLAAAGFAVIVALSYRKVTGAVMIGILLVTAASFLLGLSHLDGLVSAPPSLKPTFLELDIKGALEVGLLSVVFAFLFVDLFDTSGTLIGVAQKANLVEADGKMPRLGRALMADSTATMAGAALGTSTTTSYIESTAGISAGGRTGLTACVVALLFLLSMFFSPLATAVPGYATAPALLFVAVLMTHGLVQINWDDLTEAAPVVVTALAMPLTFSIANGIALGFISWTVIKLLAGRWRELNPSLYVLAGLFVIKLALFS; encoded by the coding sequence ATGTTGGAAAAACTGTTCAAACTGCGCGAACACGGCAGCAACGTACGCACTGAGGTGCTCGCTGGCGTCACCACCTTCCTGACCATGGCCTACATCATCTTCGTCAACCCGATGATGATGGCCGACGCCGGCATCGACCCGGGCGCCGCCTTCGTCGCCACCTGCCTCGCTGCAGCCATCGGCTCCTTGGTCATGGGCCTGTGGGCCAACTACCCCATCGCGCTGGCGCCCGGTATGGGACTGAATGCGTTTTTCAGCTACACCGTAGTCGGCTCCATGGGCTACAGCTGGCAAGTCGCCCTCGGTGCGGTATTCCTGTCCGGCTTTCTGTTCTTTCTGCTCAGCCTGTTCCGCATTCGCGAGTGGATCATCGACAGCATCCCGCTGCCACTGCGCTCCGCCATCGCAGCGGGCATCGGACTCTTCCTCGCGCTGATCGCACTGAAGAGCGCAGGCCTGGTGGTTGATCACCCGGTCACACTGGTCACCATGGGCAATCTGGGCCAGCCCGAGCCACTGCTGGCAGCAGCCGGCTTTGCCGTGATCGTAGCGCTGTCCTACCGCAAGGTCACAGGCGCCGTAATGATCGGCATCCTGCTGGTGACCGCTGCCAGCTTCCTGCTTGGCCTTAGCCACCTCGACGGCCTTGTGTCGGCACCGCCCAGCCTGAAACCGACCTTTCTGGAGCTGGACATCAAGGGAGCGCTGGAAGTCGGCTTGCTGAGCGTCGTGTTTGCGTTCCTGTTCGTCGACCTGTTCGACACCTCCGGCACCCTGATCGGCGTGGCGCAGAAGGCCAACCTGGTCGAAGCCGACGGCAAGATGCCGCGCCTGGGCCGGGCTCTCATGGCCGACAGCACCGCCACCATGGCCGGCGCCGCCCTCGGCACCTCGACCACCACCAGCTACATCGAGTCCACCGCTGGTATCAGCGCCGGCGGACGCACCGGCCTGACCGCCTGCGTGGTCGCACTGCTATTTCTGCTCAGCATGTTCTTCTCGCCACTGGCCACGGCCGTACCCGGCTACGCCACAGCCCCCGCGCTGCTGTTTGTCGCCGTGCTAATGACCCACGGCCTGGTACAGATCAACTGGGACGACCTGACCGAAGCCGCTCCGGTCGTCGTGACCGCACTGGCAATGCCACTGACCTTTTCGATCGCCAACGGTATCGCGCTCGGTTTTATCAGCTGGACCGTGATCAAGCTGCTGGCAGGCCGCTGGCGTGAGCTCAACCCCAGCCTGTACGTTCTGGCTGGCCTGTTCGTCATCAAACTGGCGCTGTTTAGCTAA